In Haliotis asinina isolate JCU_RB_2024 chromosome 11, JCU_Hal_asi_v2, whole genome shotgun sequence, the genomic stretch tgagtaagaggtgttggggatctgtgttgaggaggtccgggatggtacccttcctccccgttgagcgggaaactcaaaggatttagagacagacaaaaaagcaatggactgaaggagtccccctgaaatattccccttctgattggaatagattccgaagtctgcacctctccttgcgagtacatctcaagttgagtcgaccagcagctcattaaagacttgagtaaatgaagtagtcgctcagggaggtcaatacactgaagagacttcagaatccattcgtgagggacagaatcgtatgcctttttgtagtctatccagcacatggagaggttgcggtggtatgtcttagcctcttccaaaatcattttctgtacaagaagttgatccttgcacccccaacatccctttctcgcccccttctgctctctgtaaattatctcattggaagagcagtaacatgacacgaggtttgttaaacaccctgtgaatagtttgtattgagtatttagacatgtgatagggcggaagtttttgggatcagtcaagtctccttttttgggaaggagtattgtgcgacctttgcagaaccatggaggaacatcacctgtgtccacaagagaggtaaaacagtgaagtaatggtgtttggacacaagggaacagtttccagtaccggtttcgaatgccatcaggccctggagctgtattagatttggaccttttaatgacacttttaaggcaatctggtgagatgtaacacacaaacgacctagttactttctcatgcattgcatggtcataatcacttacccatggtgcctccaggttacagttgccgggtacagaccacaactgtttccagaacctttcattggcatccatgggaggccgtttatcatgcccaccatcaccacttgttttaagttgcctatagaattgcttttcattatttttgaaaagtttattttgtttgataaatttgtttctcttttcccattttttctttctttcagtccaaatttttatttttgccttaagggaatcgacaatttggagaagtaccttttcttttgttgttttgtactgtaattttaattttctccaaattgccttttgtcgtttagacatgggattccctgatgatcttaatttcaggcacagctctatccaggaaatatattttctagtttctgttaatttcacttgaaaccggttttttcttggtttattgttAGTAGTATTAGAagacttttctttggaaactgtgtgaagttcctccaaggttcgagcggcagcatagatacaacaatttacttcatgtaatgaacagtccacgggaagttttaaagagataatttcattaagtaaatcaatttcatttttgggaaaagacatgttaagttgtttaattggcctccgtttctctaaaggtaaatcacaaatttcctcataaatagaagtaaacaaaatataaacaggattttcggtaaggtctgcaactgaagaagaggaagagtgagggtccaaaatttcggggccaactggctctttctcggaagagtttccaccaggaagaggaaagaggttgacgcggacgtccataagaaggtttgggtctgctgccacttgagcattttgctcttgcaaaggttcctgacgggcaccagttgtgggttgaactggctcacggggcataagatgttttagccgccggagttgatctcggagattttgctccgtcaggtaagcatacatgggcatggcattgtcccaatgcagctttaGCGACTTGCCGTTAATTCGTGGATTTTCAGGCCATCCAGTCGCTttcgcacactctagtagtgtggattttagatgttgtgaccaagatattcttggtcgggttctgtgccttcccctggggcaagtcccatctccagtgtggttggtgtcactaccggaggaaggctgactgggctgcggagtTGTAAGATGTTTTTCTCCTTGTTTGTCTGTAACCCAGTaaaaaccagcttcggggggtcagccctaactgggtgatgtacgttcagttcagggaataaaattcccctatctaggcccaccacggagaggcgtacatcatcaggccccgtacatcatcaggcccgTCCAGTcgcttattattattattgcctttattattattattattattttttacagattagaatgaaaatgcagcagagagggttcgggtgatcctggcacagtcaggctggtcaagctcatcatcagctcagggccctcgccccctctacacgcagcccagacagcgaatgggacttctcccaggaaacactgcctagtcgaacccaccaagaacttttcggagaatatgaaggctccccaacactgcagccttctgcattacccagattgtcagaagggctttATTATTATAATATAGTAAACCTTCCCTTTCAGTCACACTCCAAGAATGGTTGAACTGGAAGTATACTACTGCCTAGACTGAATATAAGCCCTTCTCAATAATTATACCACTTGTTTCAGAAACGGTGAACATATCCTGACCCACACGTCATAAACATTTGCAACGTATCGGATATGGTTTTTGTGTCTGGTGcatcaaaatgtgaaatatacatcaCGTCTCCAATAAAACGTTACGAAAGCTCTACTGTGTCAGTGTATGGACATCTGAGTAAGATGTGAGAGTTAgggtgtttagttttaagccgcactcagtagtatttcagctatatggcgacggttgtaaataatggagacaatacagtgatcaacagcatgaaacacaagtcagcaagcctgaccacccgagtcgccttttatggcaagcatgggttcctgaaggcctactctacatcgactcttcacgggtcttgaatAAGAGGACACAACGTTAACAATCCAGTATTATATTCTAGCACTAATATGAACTCATATATATCATTAGGGGGAATGGCAAAGCTCCAAAGATTCTGTCACATGTAGCAATGTTTATTTAGTATGCAACAAAGCACCACCAATACAATATTGCTGCAAATCTGTAATATTTCTATTGTGGGCCGTTGGCACCTACACTGAATTAAGAACTGGATTTGTGAACCATTGATTTCTTCTGGTTTGGTTCGTTGGTTCGGGCTAATAAAATGGAAATGAGTTTTGATTATTGAACATTTTCTAAACATATTTTCGTCTTGACGTTCACGTTCAATAATTTCGATTATGTACTAACAATCGGTAGTTGAAAAGCCGCTGGAGAAAATAGCCCAACACATAACATAGCCAGGATATAGGAGTGTCAGTCCTTTGATTGGGAGCACTGTTTGTGACGAGTTGGATGGTACTAATACAAAAATATCTCTGCCAATGATATTTGCAGTATTTAAACCTAACTAAGGCTGAAAAGATGGACACATGTGCACAGATCAGATTTCCAACTGTGCATGTTATTTGTACTTTGCTACTATTTGTTGACTATGTCTGTTTGAGTGAGTATCGTGAGAAACTGTTCACAGCTATGCCCGGATGTTCTGAAGGTGTCATTCTTCCGGTGACGCCTGTCAACTCTGATGTTGTAGCATCTCAAGGTCAGTGTTTGACAAACTGTCTTGGACATTCCAGCTGCATGTCCGTCAATCTCTGTGATAACCCCCAGAGTGGGCAGGTGTGTCACAAACTACCTGAGACATCAAACGGGTCGTGTTCCGATCTGGAGGCAGCCGCTGGGTGTGTCTTTCTGGAGCCGGTAAGTAATTTTATGAGTTCTTTCCCCACACTTCTCGGCAGACTGGTCGAAGTAGTGTCATAATAGGCGTTTTTTAACCATGCTGAATAAAAGGCGATAATTTATGCATGTCTGTTTCTTTATTTTAAGGTACATGGCGTTTCAGAGTATATTCTACTCCTTCATCGGGTAAATGGAAGGAtaggaaacatatttatatgCGTTCATGTGAAACAACAGTGATGAGTACAGAGAGAAATCAGTCAGGCTAATGTGAAGCGAGAATACAGGTGCAGGCATCATAATTCCGAAATCATGCAAGTCTTTCCACCTTGGGTATGACAAAAAGAACACGTCATCATCAACAGGAATTAATGGCACCAACCTATTGCCTTCGAATCCTGACACTTGTAGGTACAACCACTTTGCTGGGCGAATTACATGTTCCATCAAGATTATTTTCAAGAGAAAAAGCTTGCAAGTTCTATTGGAATATTTCTTGTTTCGTCTTTTCGCTGATATCGTTTCAGATGACCCGTAAAGGTTCGggatagaatagaccttcagcaacccatgtatgTCACAAGAGATCGggatcgggatcgggtggtcaggctcgctgatttggttggcacatgtcatcggttcccaatatcgtgcatatcgatgctcatgctgttgatcactggcttgtgtggtccaggctcgattatttacagaccgccgccatataactcgaatactgctgagtgcagcgtaaaactaaactcacccactcgttTCAGGTGAATGTGTGCCAACACGGAGGAACGTACAACGATGTCCAGTCTAGGTGTGACTGTTATGATGACTTCACAGGACCCTACTGTGAGAGGCGATACAGAGGTGAGTCAGTCAGCAAGACCCTCGCGTTCACGAAGTCCTAGATGTCATCTCATAAAACTAAAAAAGCGTCTCAGCGTCTCTTACCCGTGGTCAGGGCGATTAGTTCTTTTTGACCGAAGCGATCTACAGCCTGGTTTTACATTGTGTCGCTTTCTCAAGTTGAAGTGTTTTAGACTTAATGACTAGTTTTGCATTTCTCTATGTGACAGTCTACTTGTTTCACTGGCCGCTGTggacttgtgtttatcactatCTTTCAATTATTAAAATCATATAAGGGATATTTCAGCCATGACTTCAAATCTGAACTCACTTTGTTTCACCTAAATGCAAAACTGTCTTTTTCACCCTTTCCCCCAGGGATATCTCACAAAAATAACAGCCCCTCTTGCACAATTCAAAATGAGTGACCTAAATTCAAATACGGTGTCCGAACAAAACAGTGGCCTATAGAGCTGACATCAAACAGGAGTATGCCCCGGCTATAGAGTATGCactgttgttttatgttttactaGCCTATGGCGATTCCGGTCAGTGCCGGAGATTAGAAGAGACCACTCTAACAGAGCTGACCCCTCTTCGTCTGAGGGCAGTTTTCTTCTTGTAAATTTCTATTCATTGTTAACCTTACTATACATTACTTAAATTTTAACATCATTTTTAGTTCAATGAAAGGAACAATTTAATCCatagtaattttgattttacagATTGTTCCGAGGCATACATAGGTGGAATGCGAGGGGGAACATCCAAACACAGAATCATCAGTATCCGACCACTGTACGCTCCGAGGGAGTACGAGGTGGAATGTTTTCTTGGCGAATCAGGGTGGACGGTGGTCGAAGAAAGACGATCCGACTGTCAGAATGATTACAACAAGACATGGACTGAATACAAGACTGGCTGGACCACGTTGTGCAACAGATGGCTCGGGCTTGAAGCTCTACACTACATCACAAACCCACGTACAACCAAATTCGATATCTTCGTGCGTGGAACTGGTTCATTAAACGGACGTCACTACTACAATAATTTCAAGATTGACGATGAAGCCAGTGGGTACACTCTAACCTACACAGGTAACAGTAAGCATCAATCTAAAGCCTCGGGGAATGGGTTTGAGTACGAATTAGCAAGCAAACACATCAATGGTCAGAGATTCGCCACGTGGGACCACCCCGACCCCTCGGGATGTGCTGTAAGTGGCGGGGCAGGGTGGTGGTACGGGACAGACTGCCCTTTCACAAATCTCCACAAGAAGTTCGATACCAGTGCGTCGTCGTCGAACGTGGCACAATGGATAGACGACTTGGACCTTCTGGAAAAAGtagattttgtgaatttgaagATTAAGGTCTTTTGGTAACAGATTGTCTAAGGAACTAAATTGTGTGCTGTCTCTCAAATAGATCACTCGTCTTTTTTCAAATCCTTCATAAATAGGTAAGGTACCGCACCAACCATTATACATGACCAGTTCTTGTGCCACTGCCctttcacaatgtatgtataaatTCATGTGGACTTCGCATGGTTCAAGTTGTTGTCTGTCCGTGGTTGAAGCTGCTTATTGGTATGTGGGGGTCTGGATGCTGGTTTTATGATGGTTTACAAGACATGAAATGATTTCTCATTCAAGTTACTGAGTTTTGTAATTGGCTGTAAATCAATAGTacgttatttatatttttgacgAGCCcaacactttgaccacaacGCTACCCCAACACCCCCATGTACATGAACAGGCAATGTCACTGAGGTGACATAACCCCCCTCAGCAAATTATTACAGCAAACTTACGTAATGAAGGTTTATGATGAAGTTGTCAACAAAAACGTGACCATTCAGCATATCGTGATATCTTGCTCTTCAGTTGTTCCAATACCCAACTATTTTCAAGACTGACCTTGACACGGGTGTca encodes the following:
- the LOC137256642 gene encoding fibrinogen-like protein 1 produces the protein MDTCAQIRFPTVHVICTLLLFVDYVCLSEYREKLFTAMPGCSEGVILPVTPVNSDVVASQGQCLTNCLGHSSCMSVNLCDNPQSGQVCHKLPETSNGSCSDLEAAAGCVFLEPVNVCQHGGTYNDVQSRCDCYDDFTGPYCERRYRDCSEAYIGGMRGGTSKHRIISIRPLYAPREYEVECFLGESGWTVVEERRSDCQNDYNKTWTEYKTGWTTLCNRWLGLEALHYITNPRTTKFDIFVRGTGSLNGRHYYNNFKIDDEASGYTLTYTGNSKHQSKASGNGFEYELASKHINGQRFATWDHPDPSGCAVSGGAGWWYGTDCPFTNLHKKFDTSASSSNVAQWIDDLDLLEKVDFVNLKIKVFW